From Solidesulfovibrio carbinoliphilus subsp. oakridgensis, the proteins below share one genomic window:
- a CDS encoding DUF6785 family protein codes for MTAPHMPSETASQAASQTAPGAPSRPASRPVPRRIRKRAVGLGLVLGLAVCAVTPLNNLYYGATPLGGGHFPLAPFFLLAWLTLLAAGLGRLARGRAVLSGTDLLVCWMLMVVVSGVAHTGLARTFFINLTAPLHFASEGNQWNAVLAPLLPKGWYPTDPEAVETLYSGLAGGYTMGWGQVLAAIPWAAWAGPLAVWGVFIGLCYFVLLCLTNLFARQWISNERMNFPLLRLPEMLTDAVDQGGLAAFLTDRFLLSGLLVSVLLHTINGIGFYDPSVPQIPTLILAGPYFPKTGLFSGFTKLKIYFYPAFVGFAYLTARQISLSFWVFFLGGGLFYGFLELIGQQVPSSALGVTFGPTLTTPEETQMLGAYGVFFLFLLWLARHHLWETARDAARFRLRPADEAEWVGAPTSLWGLFLGGAALTAWSVSFGMPLFQAVLLLGTFFMVMLVASRIICQGGIAYFTLTAAPTDGLLAFLGSGFLSRMALLMAAVMQKMLFVDLRESLLPSLFHAAKVGEGRRPKPLYLAAILVALGLAVVVSFAAMLAVCHKYGLRDLQVDWETQTVSSTYENVQRLIEAPAGANKVIIGYTILGAAVMFALVVAYQRFYWWPIHPIGYLTMYSSAMRIMWFSFFLGWLCNHLTLRYGGIVLMKRVRLLFVGLILGDFLMGGVFALIGLWTGQSYLVLPN; via the coding sequence ATGACGGCTCCCCACATGCCATCCGAGACGGCATCCCAGGCGGCTTCCCAAACGGCTCCCGGGGCGCCTTCCCGCCCGGCCTCCCGGCCGGTTCCCCGGCGGATCCGCAAGCGGGCCGTGGGCCTTGGCCTCGTCCTTGGCCTGGCTGTCTGCGCCGTCACGCCGCTCAACAACCTCTACTACGGCGCGACCCCCCTTGGCGGCGGCCATTTTCCCCTGGCCCCGTTTTTCCTGCTGGCCTGGCTGACCCTGCTGGCCGCCGGCCTCGGCCGTCTGGCGCGCGGCCGGGCCGTCCTGTCCGGCACGGACCTGCTCGTGTGCTGGATGCTCATGGTCGTGGTCTCGGGCGTGGCCCACACGGGGCTGGCCCGGACCTTTTTCATCAACCTGACCGCGCCGCTGCATTTCGCCAGCGAAGGCAACCAGTGGAACGCCGTGCTGGCGCCGCTTCTGCCCAAGGGCTGGTATCCGACCGATCCCGAGGCCGTGGAGACGCTTTATAGCGGCCTTGCCGGCGGCTACACCATGGGCTGGGGCCAGGTGCTGGCCGCCATTCCCTGGGCGGCCTGGGCCGGTCCCCTGGCCGTGTGGGGCGTTTTCATCGGGCTTTGCTATTTCGTGCTCCTGTGCCTGACCAATCTTTTCGCTCGGCAGTGGATCTCCAACGAGCGCATGAATTTTCCGCTCCTGCGCCTGCCGGAGATGCTGACCGACGCCGTGGACCAGGGCGGGCTGGCCGCTTTCCTGACCGACCGGTTCCTGCTGTCGGGCCTGCTTGTAAGCGTGCTCCTCCACACCATAAACGGCATTGGTTTCTACGACCCGTCGGTGCCCCAGATTCCGACGCTGATCCTGGCCGGGCCGTATTTTCCGAAAACCGGGCTTTTTTCCGGGTTCACCAAGCTCAAGATCTACTTCTATCCGGCCTTTGTCGGCTTCGCCTATCTGACGGCCCGGCAGATTTCCTTGAGCTTCTGGGTGTTTTTCCTGGGGGGCGGCCTTTTTTACGGGTTCTTGGAACTGATCGGCCAGCAGGTGCCGTCTTCGGCCCTGGGCGTCACCTTCGGCCCGACCCTGACCACACCCGAGGAAACCCAGATGCTCGGGGCCTACGGCGTCTTTTTCCTGTTCCTCCTGTGGCTGGCCCGCCACCATCTATGGGAAACGGCCCGGGATGCGGCCCGGTTCCGGCTGCGGCCGGCCGACGAGGCCGAGTGGGTGGGGGCCCCCACCTCCCTGTGGGGGCTTTTCCTCGGCGGCGCGGCGCTGACCGCCTGGAGCGTCTCCTTTGGCATGCCGCTCTTCCAGGCCGTGCTCCTTTTGGGCACTTTTTTCATGGTCATGCTGGTGGCCAGCCGCATCATCTGCCAGGGCGGCATCGCCTATTTCACCCTGACCGCCGCCCCGACCGACGGGTTGCTGGCCTTTCTCGGGTCCGGGTTTTTGAGCCGCATGGCGCTCCTTATGGCCGCGGTCATGCAGAAGATGCTTTTCGTCGACCTTCGCGAATCGCTTTTGCCGTCGCTTTTCCACGCGGCCAAGGTGGGGGAGGGCAGGCGCCCCAAGCCCCTCTATCTGGCCGCCATCCTCGTCGCCCTGGGGCTGGCCGTGGTCGTGTCGTTTGCGGCCATGCTGGCCGTGTGCCACAAGTACGGGCTTCGCGACCTGCAAGTGGACTGGGAGACCCAGACGGTGAGCTCCACCTACGAGAACGTCCAGCGCCTGATCGAGGCGCCGGCCGGGGCCAACAAGGTCATCATCGGCTACACCATCCTCGGCGCGGCCGTCATGTTCGCCCTGGTCGTGGCCTACCAGCGGTTCTACTGGTGGCCGATCCACCCCATCGGCTACCTGACCATGTATTCCTCGGCCATGCGCATCATGTGGTTCTCCTTTTTCCTGGGGTGGCTCTGCAACCACCTGACCCTGCGCTACGGCGGCATCGTGCTCATGAAGCGGGTGCGGCTCCTTTTCGTGGGCCTTATTCTTGGGGATTTCCTGATGGGCGGGGTGTTCGCGCTCATTGGCCTGTGGACCGGGCAGAGCTATCTCGTGCTGCCCAACTGA